The following coding sequences lie in one Epinephelus moara isolate mb chromosome 17, YSFRI_EMoa_1.0, whole genome shotgun sequence genomic window:
- the LOC126404509 gene encoding glycine-rich protein 1-like: MDVPDTRRVVILGKTGAGKSSLANTIFGEKPFKVDNTANSGTKECQAETRSVNGRNITLIDTPGFFDTDKFEEELKCEILRCIIECALGPHAFLIVLKVEKFTEQEQDVINKIRQYFSEVFKYATIVFTHGDQLEEGKKIEDFVCNNKSLSDLVKKCGGRCHVIDNKYWKNNQQDEYRSNKYQVEKILNTIDKVTEAKKGGCYTNEMLQKVQEIIEQKKTHIRKSSGNMSEEEITRQAKDRAFKEIWIRLAGVGTGALLGALFGAVAMVGVVVYALKELVPAAKTVVLAAGAAGAGGTAAGAAAAGAVAAGETAAGAAAAGAVAAGGAAAAAGGTAAAEAAAAAAAAAAAAGGTATGAAGVAGTAAGGGAAAAGATAGGAAVAGGLGATGIALISVAVVSAAVGAAVGGYEGYHAAEGADTPWEAAKMTVAALNEGAQSIKSTIDGVGDCLKTLNVSSKPTYSKLKES; the protein is encoded by the exons ATGGATG TGCCAGACACAAGGAGAGTTGTCATTCTGGGAAAAACTGGAGCTGGGAAAAGCAGCCTGGCTAACACCATATTTGGAGAGAAACCATTCAAAGTTGATAATACTGCTAACTCAGGAACAAAAGAATGTCAAGCAGAAACCAGATCTGTCAATGGAAGAAACATCACTTTGATCGACACTCCTGGTTTCTTCGACACAGATAAATTTGAGGAAGAGCTGAAGTGTGAGATACTGAGGTGCATCATAGAGTGCGCTCTTGGGCCTCATGCTTTTCTCATTGTGCTGAAAGTGGAGAAATTCACAGAGCAAGAGCAGGATGTCATCAACAAAATACGCCAATACTTCTCTGAAGTCTTCAAATACGCAACAATCGTCTTCACTCATGGTGACCAGCtggaggaaggaaaaaaaattgaggATTTTGTCTGCAATAATAAGTCATTGAGTGATCTGGTGAAGAAATGCGGAGGCCGCTGCCATGTCATTGATAATAAATACTGGAAGAACAACCAACAGGATGAATACAGGAGCAACAAGTACCAGGTGGAGAAAATACTTAACACAATAGATAAGGTAACTGAAGCAAAAAAAGGAGGCTGCTACACCAATGAGATGCTCCAAAAAGTACAGGAAATAATTGAACAAAAGAAGACGCACATTAGAAAGTCATCAGGAAACATGTCAGAGGAAGAGATCACACGGCAGGCTAAAGACAGAGCATTTAAGGAGATCTGGATCAGACTGGCAGGTGTTGGAACAGGTGCATTGTTAGGAGCTTTGTTTGGTGCAGTAGCGATGGTTGGAGTAGTTGTCTACGCTTTAAAGGAACTAGTGCCTGCGGCCAAAACAGTTGTActggcagcaggagcagctggtgcaggaggaacagcagcaggagcagcagctgcaggagcagtagctgcaggagaaacagcagcaggagcagcagccgCTGGAGCAGTagctgcaggaggagcagcagcagcagcaggaggaacagcagcagcagaagcagcagcagcagcagcagctgctgcagcagctgcaggaggaacagcaacaggagcagcaggagtAGCAGgtacagcagcaggaggaggagcagcagcagcaggagcaacagcaggaggagcagcagtaGCAGGGGGACTAGGAGCAACTGGAATTGCATTGATCTCAGTTGCAGTGGTATCTGCTGCAGTGGGAGCAGCAGTGGGAGGTTATGAAGGATATCATGCAGCTGAGGGAGCAGACACACCATGGGAAGCAGCAAAGATGACAGTAGCTGCTCTCAACGAGGGAGCCCAGTCTATCAAATCGACCATAGATGGAGTGGGAGATTGTTTGAAAACTTTGAATGTTTCAAGCAAACCAACATATTCAAAGTTAAAAGAGAGTTAA
- the LOC126404532 gene encoding myeloid-associated differentiation marker homolog has translation MPLIVFPTSQLLWVRVAALVFTCVAFSVAAHGASHGGMADWCIFCWAFSFACTLLVLLVEQCGLQARAPVSWSNFPITVACYAALLCLSASVIFPLFFLKDQQRISREARDYNIASTVFSCLAAVTYMAEVSLTKARPGEVAGYMATAPGLMKVCQTFVACIIFILVSNPVSYDRHPALKWCMAVYCICFILSMAVVVLCVGECTGYLPIPFSKFLSAYGLLAVIMYLTATIIWPIFQFDRKYQYGGDQSKLIAVAVLTALNFLLYLADLAYTARLVFVSA, from the coding sequence ATGCCACTGATTGTATTTCCCACCTCCCAGCTTCTATGGGTGCGTGTAGCCGCCCTGGTGTTCACCTGCGTGGCGTTCAGTGTCGCAGCACACGGAGCCTCTCATGGAGGTATGGCTGACTGGTGCATCTTCTGCTGGGCGTTCAGCTTCGCCTGCACCCTGCTGGTCCTGCTGGTGGAGCAGTGTGGCCTCCAGGCCCGAGCCCCAGTGTCTTGGTCCAATTTTCCCATCACAGTTGCCTGCTACGCcgccctgctctgcctctctgcctccGTCATCTTCCCACTTTTTTTCCTTAAGGACCAGCAGCGGATCTCCAGGGAAGCTCGCGACTATAACATCGCCTCCACTGTCTTCTCCTGCCTGGCAGCGGTGACCTACATGGCGGAGGTGAGCCTGACGAAAGCGAGGCCAGGAGAAGTGGCGGGTTACATGGCTACAGCTCCAGGCCTGATGAAGGTGTGCCAGACCTTTGTGGCCTGTATTATCTTCATCCTGGTCAGCAACCCTGTGTCGTATGATCGCCATCCGGCTCTGAAGTGGTGCATGGCCGTGTACTGCATCTGCTTCATCCTCTCCATGGCTGTGGTAGTGCTGTGTGTGGGCGAGTGCACCGGCTATCTCCCCATCCCCTTCTCCAAGTTCCTGTCAGCTTACGGGCTCCTGGCGGTTATCATGTACCTTACAGCTACCATCATCTGGCCCATATTCCAGTTTGACAGAAAGTACCAGTATGGAGGCGATCAGTCAAAACTGATCGCTGTGGCAGTGCTCACTGCCCTCAACTTCCTGCTTTACCTCGCTGACCTGGCCTACACTGCCAGACTGGTGTTTGTCAGTGCCTGA